Proteins from a genomic interval of Heptranchias perlo isolate sHepPer1 chromosome 19, sHepPer1.hap1, whole genome shotgun sequence:
- the LOC137335273 gene encoding tumor necrosis factor receptor superfamily member 6B-like, giving the protein MVFKYIISIALIANVSSLFEPVKATPTYQRRDVITGQMVTCEQCPSGTFVKEHCTSVHPTICNPCPDLHYTQYWNYLQKCRYCNVFCGAQQYEKHQCNSTHNRVCECKAGYYLEFEFCLKHSSCPHGVGVIKMGTPYSDTNCEQCTKGHFSPRSSSSEPCFAHTNCTEEGLEVNVPGDRYHDALCTPCKKNSGGGTFVNDSAASVCDEAIIQFVAYQKTPHRKLKRFLNLLQIEEGKKLCKQMRAQYKHMIHETLHRILLKWKESTKDDNLLEKILYILKKAKLENVIKNVRERFM; this is encoded by the exons ATGGTGTTCAAG TACATCATCAGTATTGCGCTGATAGCAAATGTTTCAAGTTTGTTTGAGCCGGTCAAAGCCACGCCTACTTACCAAAGAAGAGATGTTATAACTGGTCAAATGGTGACATGTGAGCAGTGTCCATCTGGGACTTTTGTGAAAGAACACTGCACTAGTGTCCACCCGACAATATGCAATCCCTGCCCAGACTTGCATTATACTCAGTACTGGAACTACCTTCAGAAATGTCGCTACTGTAACGTCTTCTGTGGAGCTCAGCAGTATGAAAAGCACCAGTGTAATTCTACTCATAACAGAGTGTGTGAATGCAAAGCTGGCTATTATTTAGAGTTTGAATTCTGCCTGAAACACTCCAGCTGCCCTCATGGTGTTGGTGTCATTAAAATGG GAACTCCATACAGTGATACAAATTGTGAACAGTGTACCAAGGGACATTTTTCTCCCAGAAGCTCTAGTTCAGAACCTTGTTTTGCACACACAAACTGCACTGAAGAAGGCTTAGAGGTCAATGTCCCAGGTGATCGATATCACGACGCCCTGTGTACTCCCTGCAAGAAAAATAGTGGAGGTGGAACTTTTGTGAATGATTCGG CTGCTTCTGTCTGTGATGAAGCAATTATTCAATTCGTGGCATATCAGAAGACCCCACATAGGAAGCTGAAGAGATTTCTTAATTTACTTCAGATTGAGGAGGGAAAGAAACTTTGTAAACAAATGAGAGCACAATACAAACATATGATCCATGAAACGTTACATCGCATTCTACTGAAATGGAAAGAAAGTACCAAAGACGACAACTTACTAGAAAAAATCCTGTATATACTTAAAAAAGCAAAGTTGGAGAATGTTATAAAAAATGTACGAGAACGTTTTATGTGA